The Triticum aestivum cultivar Chinese Spring chromosome 3A, IWGSC CS RefSeq v2.1, whole genome shotgun sequence genome includes a region encoding these proteins:
- the LOC123058703 gene encoding uncharacterized protein: MEEKMKLALEKKDSDLAAAQKAAQDKTVLADKKLASIGTLEGEVNKLKSCLNEANREVTSLKKDKVILNENLESAIRKRNDTEAYLRTLAKKLYLALEELCQDFDEETGRVKTGLDPIASPVCDETVMNMLRLESRIASATSYLARLKKVVSRIDSSLLPGAMLQNDLKSLMTRLNEIPDRVQEWKKSSARCGADVALSLVRVHCKEAREDKMAAIKVANTKKHDFQSFMETFIAAATRIADGIDLDSFVEPASPSPAE; this comes from the exons atggaag agaaaatgaagttggctctggagaagaaagactcggacctcgccgccgcgcagaaagcagcccaagacaaaaccgttctcgcagacaagaagcttgcttcaatcggaacgcttgaaggagaggtgaacaaactgaaatcttgtcttaatgaagctaaccgtgaagtgaccagtctgaagaaggacaaggtcatCCTGAATGAAAATTTGGAGTCTGCaatccgcaagaggaatgacacagaagcttatctgaggactctcgccaagaagctttatctcgcgctggaag AACTCTGCCAAGACTTCGACGAAGAAACTGGAAGGGTcaagacgggtctggaccctatcgcttccccaGTTTGTGATGAAACTGTgatgaacatgctccgactggagtcccgtatcgccagcgccacaagctacctcgcacgcCTGAAGAAGGTTGTCTCTCGAATCGACTCATCACTTTTGCCGGGGGCGATGCTTCAGAATGACCTGAAAtccttgatgactcgactgaacgagatccctgaccgagtgcaggaatggaagaaatcctctgcccggtgcggtgctgacgttgcgctgtccttggtgcgagtccattgcaaggaggctcgtgaagataagatggctgcgatcaaagtcgcaaacaccaaaaagcatgacttccagtccttcatggagactttcatcgctgccgccactcggattgctgatgggatcgacctggactcattcgtggagcctgccagccctTCTCCGGCCGAGTGA